A single genomic interval of Pyrus communis chromosome 7, drPyrComm1.1, whole genome shotgun sequence harbors:
- the LOC137739305 gene encoding uncharacterized protein, with product MVLGIDSLIRIGRRIYNYEHTIGNRSSARVSDDDRSKRCHSPARQLPQLMLRSTSRKLNNTHRKDHWFLSLSDEKIYKLSSPSCNNDCVGSIEGWLIVVDHEFVQPAEGFRSLQSLNNESRSSFGAIYFLNPTSRERVRVMLPSQFNLPCGKGNQQSFKFKKIVASSAPTSPHCVVAGLCSEGRLAICRPTDMSWTLIEDWDVRGLDFCDIEIIDGKLYAATREASEFIMVFDIEDATKNGGRPNYGVENLVMCKPGPIPLQTTTRDDGEIRDDVYLAKDAASKELFMIFRGNSFVREKDSIICWSDIKGCDNFVIPPETFGFQVFRLECAGNGHEWVIVSDLGDRILFVSKASNMFLSATDTVCEKTLERNCICFAFDNFCSSSPSRGRDIGVFSLTNKSIMNFNCLKDLRGELDAPPIWFTSNN from the coding sequence ATGGTTCTGGGAATAGATTCATTAATCCGGATTGGGAGGAGGATCTATAACTATGAGCATACAATTGGTAATCGGTCGTCGGCTCGAGTTTCCGACGATGATCGGAGCAAGCGTTGCCATTCTCCTGCTCGTCAACTTCCCCAGCTTATGCTCCGCTCCACTAGTCGAAAACTCAACAATACGCATCGTAAAGATCATTGGTTTCTCAGCCTAAGTGACGAAAAGATTTACAAACTATCGAGTCCCTCTTGTAATAACGACTGTGTTGGGTCGATCGAGGGTTGGTTAATCGTGGTTGATCACGAATTCGTCCAGCCGGCCGAGGGTTTCAGATCGCTCCAGTCATTGAATAACGAGAGCCGTAGTTCTTTTGGTGCTATCTACTTCTTGAATCCGACATCACGCGAACGAGTTAGAGTTATGCTTCCATCGCAATTCAACTTACCTTGCGGCAAGGGCAACCAACAGTCCTTCAAGTTCAAGAAAATAGTAGCCTCTTCAGCACCAACAAGCCCGCATTGTGTTGTGGCAGGCCTTTGTTCAGAAGGCCGTTTGGCAATTTGTAGGCCTACTGATATGTCATGGACTCTAATTGAAGATTGGGATGTCCGAGGGCTCGACTTTTGCGACATAGAAATAATCGACGGGAAATTATACGCGGCAACAAGGGAAGCATCGGAGTTTATCATGGTGTTTGACATCGAAGATGCCACGAAAAACGGTGGTCGTCCAAACTACGGTGTTGAAAATTTGGTTATGTGTAAGCCCGGGCCAATTCCTTTACAAACTACCACAAGGGACGATGGAGAAATCAGAGACGACGTTTACCTAGCAAAAGATGCTGCATCGAAGGAGCTGTTCATGATTTTCCGCGGTAATAGCTTTGTTCGTGAGAAGGATTCGATAATCTGTTGGTCGGACATCAAGGGTTGTGACAATTTCGTTATTCCGCCGGAGACTTTTGGATTTCAAGTGTTCAGGTTGGAGTGTGCTGGGAATGGTCATGAATGGGTGATAGTTTCGGACCTTGGCGATCGAATATTGTTTGTGAGCAAGGCTAGCAACATGTTCCTCTCTGCGACCGATACTGTTTGCGAGAAGACACTTGAGAGAAACTGCATTTGTTTTGCGTTTGATAATTTCTGCTCGAGTTCACCGTCGAGGGGGCGAGATATTGGGGTGTTTTCGTTGACAAACAAGAGCATCATGAACTTCAACTGCCTCAAGGATTTACGTGGAGAATTAGACGCTCCACCTATATGGTTCACATCAAATAATTGA